The following nucleotide sequence is from Pseudomonas sessilinigenes.
GCCTGGACCGGGTCAGCGACCAGGCCGGCGATCCCTGGGAGGGTTTTACCCGGCGTTGCCGGGCCTACCTGGAGATGGCCCAGGAGCCGGAAATCCGGCGCATCGTCCTGCAGGACGCCCGGGCCGTCCTGGGCGAACGCCTGCCGGCCCAGGAACACTGCATCGACTCCCTGGGCCGGCGCCTGCAAGCCCTGGCCGAGGCCGGGATCATCAGCCCCGCGCCGAGCCAGGCCCTGGCCCGCCTGGTCAATGGCAGCCTGGTGGATACCGCGCTGTGGATCGCCGCCGACACAGCGCCCGGACAACGCCTGGAACAAGCGCTGCAGGGCCTGGAACTGCTGTTGCGGGGATTACGCACCAAGCCCTGAGTGAACTCCCGGGGCGCTGCGCAGGTCAGCTCAACAGAAGCCGGGCGTCCTCGCCTGGCCTGACCTTCGCCCCGCTCATCGCCTGTGGCATGGGCCTGAACCCGGAGTCTTGCGGCCATGGCTGAGCAGCATCCTGCGACCCAGCGTCCCATCGACGCCCACGGCATCATCGGCGACATGCGCAGCGCCGCCCTGGTGGACGACCAGGGCAGCATCGACTTCTTCTGCTGGCCGGAATTCGACAGCCCGACGATCTTCTGCGCCCTGCTGGACAGCCCCAGCGCCGGGATCTTCCAGCTGGCGCCGGCGCTGGCCAATGCCCGCCGCCAGCAGATCTACCTGCCCGACAGCAACGTCCTGCAGACCCGCTGGCTGGGCAACGAGGCGGTGGTGGAAGTCACCGACCTGCTGGCCATCGATGAAGACGTCGAGCTGTTGCCGCTGCTGATCCGCCGGGTCCGGGTGGTCAGCGGCCGGGCCAGGCTGCACCTGCACTGCGCGCCACGGCTGGATTACGCCAGGGCCAGCACCCAGGCGCGGATGGACGGCGCCGCGGTGTGCTTCCAGGCCCCCGGCCAGCCCGGCCTGCGCCTGGT
It contains:
- a CDS encoding TetR/AcrR family transcriptional regulator — protein: MSSRPRAEMIEATRAKLIASARLAFARLGYAKTSMDDLTAEAGLTRGALYHHFGDKQGLLAAVVEQIDSEMDARLDRVSDQAGDPWEGFTRRCRAYLEMAQEPEIRRIVLQDARAVLGERLPAQEHCIDSLGRRLQALAEAGIISPAPSQALARLVNGSLVDTALWIAADTAPGQRLEQALQGLELLLRGLRTKP